A segment of the Oceanispirochaeta sp. genome:
CATCCGCTCCGGCTAGAACATCCTGGATAGAGATCTTAAGGTTAAGCGGGAGTCGGCTAAGACATCCCTGAAGAGCATCAAGGTTTTCCTCAGATATTTCAAATACATCATCCTCTTCGATTTCCAAATCCTCGGAATCATCCATAAGGAATGTATCATCCAGAGTATCCAGACTATCGAGAGAGGCATCCATATCGTCATCAAAACTGATACCTTCCTGAAAATTGAAATCTTCACCAAAGTCGCCCAACGAGAATTGTGCGGCTTCTTCATCTTCATCCATATCGAGAGACATGTCTTCAAGGTCGTCCAGTTCAGGGATCTCTTCATCCGGGGAGGACAGATCAAATTCTTCACCAGGAGCATCCAGATCAAATCCTTCTTCCTCGCCCCCTAGTTCATCCAGTTCTTCCAGGTCGTCATCATCACTTCCCAGGTCATCCAGATCATCTCCGGCTGATAGGTCATCCAGACTGGGAAGCTCATCATCCATAGATAAATCATCAAGCCCGGGAAGCTCATCCTCTACGGGAGCATTTTCATCCAGCCCGGGTATTTCATCATCCATGGAAACATCATCCAGTCCGGGTATTTCATCCTCTACGGGAGCACTCTCATCCACTCCCTCGTTGGCTGCTATCATAGCATCCAGAGAATCCAGACTTTTATCTTCAGAGACATCTTCGGTAGAGGGAATATCGTCAAAACCAAGATCCCCGAAATCATTCAGATCTCCAGGGATTGAAAAATCATCTGTACCAGGAAGTTCTGCTTCCGGAACTGGGCTATCCAGCAGATCATCAAGACCTAAAGACTCTTCCAGGTCCTCTGCGGGCTCATCTGCATCCAGGCCTGCCTGGCTGAGAAAGTCATCCATGGAGAGATCATCCTGATCCAGCTCACCCATATTCAAAGATTCTTCGAGTGAGGGTTCCGGCGGCAGTACGTCTTCTATGGTTTCACCCAAAGTTTCCAGCACAGCTGCTTCGTTACCCCAGAGATTAATTTTCTGTTTAAAACTGTCTATATCTTCCCGTGTAGGCATAAGTACTTCTTATTAACATATTTCGGCAGATCCAGGCGAGGACAAAAGTTTTTTCACCCCCGCTAAACTCGGGGTACAGTTCCTCCGAAAATCATACCATAGGAAAGGCATGATGAAAAACAAACTTATACTATTAATTTTTCTGATCTCAGCAACATTGATACAGGCTTTTGAGGTCACCGATATAAATCTCCACCTCAAGATCACCGGCATCACCGAGGCCGGTCCTCCAGAGGTCTGGAGGAATTATCTTATTATGACCAGCAAACCCAACCGTCAAGCCCGGTTTGTCGGTGCAGCCTTTTCAACGGAAAACTATCAGTTGGTTCACAGTTATCAGAAGAATGAGCATGGCATCTACTTCCTCATCCTTCCTCTTCCCAGCGAAGAGATCATAGATTACAGGATCATTATAGACGGTATTTGGATAGAAGATCCGGAAAACCCCAACAGTGTCCGGGATAGAAACGGACTATATCTCTCCAGACTGACCTTTCCCCCTGATCAGAGAGTCAGAAAACTCAGCCCCGTATTGAAAGAAGAAGGGGGAATCGTAGAATTTTATATCCAGACAAGTCCTGGAAAACGGGTTTACCTGGCCGGTGATTTTAACCGTTGGGACCCCTATATGACAGCGTTGAGAGAAAAAGAGCCTGGCCTGTACAGCACCGAGCTGTCAATCAAACCAGGACGCTATGCCTACTATTTCCTGGTAGACGGGGAACCCATTCCCGACCCTCTGAATTTCCAAAAGAATCAGAATGCAACAGGAGAAGAAGTTTCCATACTGTTTATTCCGGGATGAAAACTGGGGAGGAGGCTGATGGGAGGACTACTCTGTCAGATCACTGACCGCAAAAACAGGCTTTCCTGTTTTCAGGACGGAAAGAACATTCTCTGCCGTTTTTCTTTTCAAATCGACAACAGACTGCTCGCTATAATAAGCCTCATGATCCGTAATGACCACATTATCCAGTGTTAAAAGCGGATTCTCCGGAAGGGGGGGCTCTGTTTCCAGAACATCCAGAGCCGCGGCTCTGAGAGGCCCCTTTGTCAGTGCCGAGAAAAGTGCCTTCTCATCCAGGACACCACCCCGGGCTGTATTGATTAAAACAGAGCCGGTTTTCATCGAAAAGAGTCGTTTCTCATTCAGCATATGACGTGTTTCCTCAGTCAATGGAAGATGCACAGTCAAATAATCAGAGACATGAAGCAATGTATCCAGGGACACAGCCTCTGCACCATTATCCAGCCTGCTTCCCGGAACCAGTCCCCTTGAATGCACAAGGATGCGGCTGAATCCGAAGCCTTGCAGCTGCTCATGTATG
Coding sequences within it:
- a CDS encoding C-terminal binding protein encodes the protein MSRYKVVITDNLFDDCQQEEDVFKNQNVDLEIYRQLNRPQLLQKVRTADALLVNMVNIDRGFIQSLQHCRIISRYGIGFDNVDIQAAAEKGIPVGIIPGYCTTEVAEHAAAMLLSAARRIPQRHELVRKGHWRDSLGHSLFRIRGSVLGILGYGKTGRAIHEQLQGFGFSRILVHSRGLVPGSRLDNGAEAVSLDTLLHVSDYLTVHLPLTEETRHMLNEKRLFSMKTGSVLINTARGGVLDEKALFSALTKGPLRAAALDVLETEPPLPENPLLTLDNVVITDHEAYYSEQSVVDLKRKTAENVLSVLKTGKPVFAVSDLTE